A single window of Rubripirellula lacrimiformis DNA harbors:
- a CDS encoding caspase family protein, with the protein MPSLSPLFALIIGIDDWLWPKMPGLRGCVNDVELMRRVLQDRFGVPDENVLTLTNQAATRDAITNAFRTQFIDRAKQWRQSGGKDPEPAFVFHYSGHGSRARDASGTQPDGLDETIVPYDSRVGDVYDIKDWELAQWLGELTSYTENVTIILDCCHSGSGTRSIDSLGTRRLGPVDLRNQPQIRPPGQTGLPVGPGHDWNAHRLKGANWNSGNQIDLNSTATRSAHDDQDSVSGNCKYVLLAACRNFEFAEEYTINVSPPVDCDVPASTTETDSPTATKNAGNAEPAADANSLAKAVKKHGAFTWFLAKELMSLSDGQTTTYRDLQQRVQYEVLNRYPSQSPQCEGDRDRILFGGVRPRRDTSLLISRVDQDRVWVDGGAVHGLVVGQSMDVYSPDAKTFANSVPIGRLRVINVGSVHSVCRVETGEAVLHGRVPMPIPSSSPRRHQVAVAVSDSAVRAALIRRLGANDIDPYIEVAQSVDQLPNSHHTDGADFCIVESGSQLQLRGADGRSLVEPSDIADVSKVVQNLAAICRFNNALGLSNASPDSALDGKISVQFFLAGEADPASDDKRRRVRSVRPVPTTAEGLPIVEIDTPIAIEVVNHSDQPVFVEAISFGHDYAIIPLTAELTAPGNRKRVGPGSALWFGRDMSDLEIVFMLPQDADQANCFVEVRESLKVIATVEETDFDVLKQDGLAIPTNTATRSSMAPGSALDHLLNQAMAGSRALGARRKQDATSDWTAVVQQYVVAKPDSQCAQTLAGGSSVWIDAYDTSVTAPEGFDCQVQVVSSHSAARSVHDDPAQHNGAGQDAMPSQRRDRPSGPLWESGALRPFAFAAKRCATPVGDAIEITADPDAMELISDDRPIQISIAGSSGVDQPVAGQATQGRGRWMAIAWDAGCAYPVGQGDSLADISVSWLPPAANGEPAGDHEPVQAVRRGLLRTIRLYLYQVCDWESPELGLHAVRLVPADDVGTDRLLRGERTVDSPHGQLRYRTWTAADNPNAGPSDGRRVLLVVHGFSSSSQAALDDLQEIVGDEMSDYEVVLVFDFETFHTPIAESAKQLAKALVDAGIAADDGMKLDVLATGMGAILARSLIEQFGGHAWVDRCFLAGVPNDGTALMKAKSALPWIGTAILNLGGPHPAALFFSAALKKLESDAAALADLVPGSGFLRGLEAAAGAVDPKLPYEVIAGLYQVADPNQASADDWSSRWIAAGLVGVGLGARVLFADGHDLIVNSSSVTSVPVKDLRIHTVDCHHFAYFRSDAVGQVLSQWMDRT; encoded by the coding sequence ATGCCAAGTTTGTCTCCCCTGTTTGCGTTGATCATTGGGATCGATGACTGGCTTTGGCCGAAGATGCCTGGGTTGCGAGGCTGTGTGAACGACGTCGAACTGATGCGCCGGGTGTTGCAGGATCGTTTTGGCGTTCCCGATGAAAACGTTCTGACGTTGACCAATCAGGCGGCCACTCGCGACGCCATCACGAATGCCTTTCGAACACAGTTCATTGATCGTGCGAAGCAGTGGCGGCAATCGGGCGGCAAGGATCCTGAGCCGGCGTTTGTGTTTCACTATTCTGGTCATGGCAGCCGAGCACGTGATGCCTCCGGCACCCAACCCGATGGTTTGGACGAAACCATTGTTCCCTACGACAGTCGGGTCGGTGACGTCTATGACATCAAGGACTGGGAACTGGCTCAGTGGCTAGGTGAACTGACGTCCTATACCGAGAACGTCACGATCATTCTGGACTGCTGTCATTCGGGCAGCGGCACCCGCAGCATTGATTCGCTGGGAACACGCCGGTTGGGGCCCGTCGATTTGCGGAACCAGCCACAAATTCGCCCCCCCGGCCAGACCGGTTTGCCGGTTGGCCCCGGTCATGATTGGAACGCCCATCGTTTGAAGGGCGCGAATTGGAACAGCGGGAATCAGATTGACTTGAATTCCACCGCAACCCGTAGCGCCCACGATGACCAGGATTCGGTCTCGGGAAATTGCAAGTACGTGTTGTTGGCGGCCTGCCGAAACTTCGAATTCGCCGAAGAGTACACGATCAACGTTTCGCCGCCGGTCGACTGCGATGTCCCAGCATCGACCACCGAAACCGATTCGCCGACGGCGACCAAGAATGCAGGGAACGCCGAACCCGCAGCGGATGCGAACTCGCTCGCCAAGGCTGTCAAAAAGCACGGGGCGTTCACCTGGTTCTTAGCCAAAGAATTGATGAGCCTTTCGGATGGTCAAACGACCACCTATCGCGATTTGCAGCAGCGCGTGCAGTATGAAGTTCTCAATCGCTATCCAAGTCAATCGCCGCAATGCGAAGGGGATCGTGATCGAATCCTGTTCGGCGGCGTCAGGCCGCGACGTGATACGTCGTTGTTGATCAGCCGAGTGGATCAGGATCGCGTTTGGGTCGACGGGGGGGCGGTGCATGGATTGGTGGTCGGGCAATCGATGGATGTGTATTCGCCCGATGCAAAGACATTCGCCAACAGCGTCCCCATCGGTCGTCTGCGCGTGATCAATGTGGGATCGGTTCACAGTGTCTGTAGGGTCGAAACCGGTGAAGCCGTCTTGCACGGCCGCGTCCCCATGCCCATTCCTAGCAGTTCGCCACGCCGGCATCAGGTTGCTGTCGCGGTCTCTGATTCGGCAGTCCGGGCGGCGTTGATCCGGCGACTGGGGGCAAACGATATTGATCCCTACATCGAGGTTGCACAGTCGGTCGACCAGCTGCCCAATTCCCATCACACAGACGGCGCCGATTTCTGTATCGTCGAATCGGGATCGCAATTGCAGCTGCGAGGTGCCGACGGTCGATCGCTAGTGGAACCAAGTGACATCGCCGACGTATCCAAGGTCGTCCAAAACCTGGCTGCGATCTGCCGATTCAACAACGCCCTGGGCCTATCGAATGCATCGCCCGATTCGGCGCTGGATGGCAAAATATCGGTGCAGTTCTTTCTCGCTGGCGAAGCCGACCCCGCCAGCGACGACAAACGGCGACGTGTTCGATCAGTGCGACCGGTGCCAACCACGGCCGAGGGACTGCCGATCGTGGAAATCGATACACCCATCGCGATCGAGGTGGTCAACCACAGTGATCAGCCGGTGTTCGTCGAAGCGATCAGTTTCGGACACGACTACGCCATCATTCCGTTGACTGCCGAATTAACGGCACCCGGGAATCGCAAACGCGTCGGGCCGGGATCCGCGTTATGGTTTGGCCGCGATATGTCGGACCTCGAGATTGTGTTTATGTTGCCTCAGGATGCGGACCAGGCCAACTGCTTTGTCGAGGTTCGTGAATCCTTGAAGGTCATCGCCACGGTCGAGGAAACCGACTTTGACGTGCTGAAACAGGATGGGTTGGCAATCCCAACGAATACGGCGACACGCTCTAGCATGGCGCCCGGTTCGGCACTGGACCACCTATTGAATCAGGCGATGGCGGGTTCACGGGCGCTGGGAGCTCGCAGGAAACAAGACGCCACCAGCGACTGGACAGCCGTGGTCCAGCAGTATGTGGTCGCCAAGCCGGATTCGCAGTGCGCCCAGACATTGGCAGGCGGCAGCAGCGTTTGGATCGACGCCTACGACACGTCCGTTACCGCGCCCGAGGGATTCGATTGCCAGGTGCAGGTGGTGTCCAGCCACTCGGCGGCTCGTTCGGTCCACGATGATCCCGCGCAGCACAACGGCGCCGGCCAGGACGCAATGCCCAGCCAGCGACGGGATCGACCCAGCGGTCCGCTGTGGGAATCCGGTGCGCTGCGACCGTTCGCCTTTGCCGCCAAACGATGCGCAACCCCGGTCGGTGATGCGATTGAAATCACGGCGGATCCGGATGCGATGGAATTGATCTCGGATGATCGACCGATTCAGATTTCCATCGCCGGATCCAGTGGTGTCGACCAGCCTGTTGCCGGCCAAGCGACGCAAGGCCGTGGACGATGGATGGCGATCGCGTGGGACGCGGGCTGTGCTTACCCGGTCGGACAGGGAGATTCGCTGGCCGACATTTCGGTGTCTTGGTTGCCGCCCGCCGCGAATGGGGAACCGGCTGGGGATCACGAACCGGTGCAAGCGGTCCGGCGTGGTCTGCTAAGAACGATCCGCTTGTATCTGTATCAGGTTTGCGACTGGGAATCGCCCGAGCTGGGGCTGCATGCGGTTCGCTTGGTCCCCGCCGACGACGTTGGAACAGATCGGCTGCTGCGTGGTGAACGCACGGTCGATTCACCGCATGGGCAACTTCGGTACCGGACTTGGACGGCCGCTGACAATCCGAACGCTGGCCCCAGCGATGGTCGACGGGTCTTGTTGGTCGTCCATGGTTTCTCGTCATCCAGTCAGGCGGCGCTGGACGATCTTCAGGAAATCGTTGGCGACGAAATGTCGGACTACGAAGTTGTGTTGGTTTTCGATTTCGAAACATTTCATACGCCGATTGCCGAGTCGGCCAAGCAGTTGGCCAAGGCCTTGGTGGATGCCGGGATCGCTGCCGATGACGGAATGAAGTTGGACGTGTTGGCGACGGGGATGGGAGCGATCTTGGCCCGGTCGTTGATCGAGCAGTTTGGTGGCCACGCGTGGGTGGATCGTTGTTTTCTAGCGGGAGTCCCCAATGATGGGACGGCGCTGATGAAGGCAAAGTCAGCATTGCCTTGGATCGGCACCGCGATCTTGAACTTGGGCGGGCCCCATCCAGCCGCGTTGTTCTTCAGCGCGGCACTGAAAAAATTGGAAAGTGACGCAGCCGCGCTGGCTGACTTGGTTCCAGGTTCCGGATTTTTGCGAGGTCTCGAAGCCGCCGCCGGTGCGGTCGATCCAAAGTTGCCCTACGAAGTGATCGCCGGACTGTATCAAGTGGCAGATCCCAATCAGGCATCCGCCGACGACTGGTCCAGTCGATGGATCGCGGCCGGGCTTGTCGGGGTCGGTCTCGGCGCTCGGGTCTTGTTTGCCGATGGCCACGACTTGATAGTCAACTCGTCCAGTGTCACGTCAGTGCCGGTGAAAGATCTTCGGATCCATACCGTGGATTGTCACCATTTTGCTTACTTTCGATCGGATGCTGTTGGACAAGTCCTTTCCCAATGGATGGATAGAACATGA
- a CDS encoding bifunctional serine/threonine-protein kinase/formylglycine-generating enzyme family protein: MPAPDDASDPTDPSFVSGLSERPKMSVGSDAEEPTQVNATSADTEAPPDSDLDGDHLLRQHSQTRSIGPDGVANDGSSSFETNGLEKNFGPANRYTIIEELGAGGFARVYLAIDNSLERKVAIKVIHAHRSRREIDVIRFMAEARTLASLDHPNVVPIYDVSNTDGQLYVVTKYINGETLSERIKRSPLSITESIALIKSVTETLAGIHSAGVVHRDIKPANLLIDRDEQCFVNDFGLALREDRWEGYVGRVGTISYMSPEQARGESHLVDGRSDLYSLGVVMYEILTGRRPFVASEAQQVIDLICHADPKPLRQRNPNIPKELERMCLRLLSKRATERYLIAQDFANDLEHFIQHQSNTDSLSSVTPDRAEIRPGESSTSTFDAFVGIVPRGLRSFEFEDAAFFHKLLPGPYGRDGVPDSIQFWRRRIESTDPAESFRVGVIYGTSGSGKSSFVQAGLLPILVRSVTTVMIECSGDRTEQQLLRMLRIRCAEMPTDLDLVASLSWLRRDDSHTDRQKVLIILDQFEQWLHARGDEERAELMLALRQCDGNNLQCILLVRDDYWIGVSRLADQLEIDLVRRHNLAMVDLFDRRHARRVLAEYGCGYSRLPARLEDLTSSQKAFLDKAIDGLAEKEKIVPVQLATFAEIMKSRDWDLKTLTQMGGTEGVGIRFLEESLGESAAPGIRAHLGAAESILMALLPEAGTNIKGAMRSESDLRSVTGHSSESRNFDQVISILDGDLRLITPTDPLGDSIDDQSSKERYYQLTHDFLVPAVRRWLERRQQQTIQGRAAQRLSNQTDVWISRPEKRNLPNWWEWMSYLFLTSKSHRTANEQRMMAVSTRRHTIGSTAFCLAAAIAGLVGFEAYGNAKANALVEQLATADTTNAPEILNSLQDYQRYSTPALERIAEDSPVDTNEGLHARAALLRHHPDDQETLDELKDHIRSIDIQQLSFLRSELQQNPKLSEINEQLWQFLGDESQPDLQRLRSAMALATLDPPIGPKSRERWQPIQTFYIEQSIRHAIEQPRDYNAVVSALASASNVAVPELAKIYRQDKPSQTRQESLNMLQDLVADDCDALVDLFLDANTNQVESFLPLVDRYSATLLEPRMRAVIDTPIHPDSTPRSWQAASNRQSNAAAYLCRLGIIEPCLPLLRQSDHANTRSGIIHRAVKMGVSPAAILKLYDQQDDVHVQTALLQMLGTSAWSADHQGESLPKGNIDLPDADLINRCRKLARETFLSAADPEQHSTSRWLLTRLDDGQTARDWIKEQELRIAEQPKDESLRWSINPKGQTMIRIDNGDHPFEISMTEVTLEQFKLWRHPDHVNPTMAPDPNCPMIQARWFDAADYCRWLTTEAGMGEEDQCHPPTKEEQETVLLYDDYRSRKGYRLPTADEWETAYFGDAKTRFDYGHDYELANEYARVDDLNLQHAQVVAGQKPNRNGLFDMVGNVSEWCVGPTNDQKGFGLRGPEWDASLERVVRLLREGDSAPGIRYYSIGFRVARSIP, encoded by the coding sequence ATGCCTGCACCCGATGATGCTTCCGATCCCACCGACCCGTCCTTTGTCTCCGGACTTAGCGAGCGCCCCAAAATGAGCGTCGGTTCGGATGCCGAAGAACCAACGCAAGTGAACGCGACGTCGGCCGACACCGAAGCGCCTCCCGATAGCGATCTGGATGGCGACCATCTGCTGCGTCAACATTCCCAAACACGATCCATCGGTCCCGATGGGGTCGCCAATGATGGGTCGTCCAGTTTCGAGACCAACGGGCTAGAGAAGAACTTCGGCCCCGCCAACCGATACACGATCATCGAAGAACTGGGGGCTGGTGGATTCGCGCGAGTCTACCTGGCGATCGACAATAGCCTGGAACGCAAAGTCGCCATCAAAGTCATCCACGCGCACCGGTCGCGACGTGAAATTGATGTGATCCGATTCATGGCCGAGGCCCGGACCCTGGCCAGTTTGGACCATCCCAACGTGGTGCCGATCTATGACGTCAGCAACACCGATGGACAACTGTACGTCGTCACCAAGTACATCAACGGGGAAACGCTTTCCGAACGGATCAAACGATCACCACTGTCGATCACCGAATCGATCGCATTGATCAAATCGGTTACCGAAACGTTGGCCGGCATCCACAGCGCCGGCGTGGTTCATCGTGATATCAAACCGGCAAACCTATTGATCGACCGGGATGAACAGTGCTTTGTCAACGATTTCGGTTTGGCGCTGCGGGAAGATCGGTGGGAAGGATACGTCGGGCGGGTCGGCACGATTTCGTACATGAGTCCCGAGCAAGCGCGCGGTGAAAGCCACTTGGTGGATGGCCGCAGCGACCTGTACAGCCTGGGCGTGGTGATGTACGAAATCTTGACCGGCAGACGCCCCTTCGTTGCCAGCGAAGCGCAACAAGTCATCGACCTGATTTGCCATGCCGATCCGAAACCGCTGCGTCAACGCAATCCAAACATTCCCAAAGAACTCGAACGCATGTGTCTGCGTTTGTTGTCCAAGCGGGCCACCGAACGCTATCTGATCGCGCAGGATTTCGCCAACGATCTCGAACACTTCATCCAGCACCAGTCCAACACGGATTCTCTTTCGTCCGTGACCCCTGATCGGGCAGAGATTCGCCCGGGCGAATCATCCACGTCGACCTTCGACGCATTCGTCGGCATCGTTCCACGGGGCCTTCGTTCGTTTGAATTCGAAGACGCAGCATTTTTCCACAAACTGTTGCCAGGCCCCTACGGCCGCGATGGCGTACCCGACAGCATCCAGTTTTGGCGTCGCCGAATCGAATCGACGGATCCCGCCGAAAGTTTCCGTGTTGGTGTGATCTACGGAACATCAGGATCGGGAAAATCGTCGTTCGTCCAGGCGGGCCTATTGCCGATCCTGGTTCGATCAGTCACCACCGTGATGATCGAATGCTCGGGAGACCGGACCGAACAACAACTGCTTCGCATGCTGCGAATTCGCTGTGCCGAGATGCCGACGGACTTGGATCTAGTCGCCAGTCTTTCGTGGCTCCGCCGCGATGACTCCCACACCGATCGCCAAAAAGTACTGATCATTTTGGACCAGTTTGAACAATGGCTGCACGCGCGGGGCGACGAAGAACGGGCCGAACTGATGCTGGCGCTTCGTCAGTGCGACGGAAACAATCTGCAGTGCATCTTGCTGGTCCGCGATGACTACTGGATTGGCGTTAGCCGACTGGCCGACCAGTTGGAAATCGACCTCGTGCGACGACACAACCTAGCGATGGTCGATTTGTTTGACCGTCGGCATGCACGGCGAGTCTTGGCCGAATACGGATGTGGCTACTCACGATTGCCCGCTCGACTGGAAGATCTGACGTCCAGCCAAAAAGCGTTTTTGGACAAAGCGATCGACGGGCTGGCAGAGAAAGAAAAAATCGTCCCCGTTCAGTTGGCCACCTTTGCCGAAATCATGAAGAGTCGTGATTGGGACCTCAAAACGCTGACCCAAATGGGAGGCACCGAAGGCGTCGGGATTCGATTCCTAGAAGAATCCCTTGGCGAATCAGCAGCCCCCGGGATCCGAGCCCATTTGGGTGCGGCGGAGTCCATTTTGATGGCCCTCTTGCCCGAGGCAGGGACGAACATCAAAGGAGCCATGCGTTCCGAATCCGATCTACGTTCGGTGACCGGACACTCATCGGAGTCGCGCAACTTTGACCAAGTCATCTCGATCCTTGATGGCGATCTGCGACTGATCACACCGACCGACCCGCTAGGCGACTCGATCGACGATCAATCATCGAAAGAACGCTACTACCAACTGACGCATGACTTTTTGGTGCCAGCAGTTCGGCGCTGGCTGGAACGGCGTCAGCAGCAAACGATCCAGGGACGCGCAGCCCAACGGCTATCGAATCAAACGGACGTTTGGATTTCTCGCCCCGAAAAACGCAACCTTCCCAATTGGTGGGAATGGATGTCGTACTTGTTCCTGACCTCGAAGTCGCATCGAACCGCGAATGAACAGCGGATGATGGCCGTTTCGACCCGACGCCACACCATCGGATCGACCGCGTTTTGTCTGGCAGCGGCGATCGCTGGGCTGGTCGGTTTTGAAGCCTATGGCAACGCCAAGGCAAATGCTTTGGTCGAACAATTGGCGACCGCCGATACGACCAATGCACCGGAGATCCTAAACAGCCTGCAGGACTACCAGCGCTACAGCACGCCGGCGTTGGAAAGAATCGCCGAGGATTCGCCGGTCGACACGAACGAGGGACTGCACGCCCGGGCTGCGCTTCTTCGGCATCATCCCGATGATCAAGAAACACTTGACGAACTGAAAGACCATATTCGTTCGATCGACATTCAGCAATTGTCGTTCTTGAGAAGTGAGTTGCAACAGAATCCCAAGCTTTCCGAGATCAACGAACAGCTTTGGCAATTCCTGGGCGACGAAAGCCAACCCGATTTGCAACGACTACGTTCGGCAATGGCGCTAGCGACTTTGGACCCGCCCATCGGTCCTAAGTCGCGTGAGCGATGGCAGCCGATACAGACTTTCTATATTGAACAGTCGATTCGTCATGCGATCGAGCAACCACGAGACTACAACGCGGTGGTTTCGGCGTTGGCCAGCGCCAGCAATGTTGCGGTCCCCGAGTTAGCGAAAATCTATCGCCAGGACAAACCGAGTCAAACGCGACAAGAATCTCTGAACATGCTGCAGGATTTGGTCGCCGATGACTGCGACGCGTTGGTCGACCTTTTCTTGGATGCCAACACCAACCAAGTCGAATCTTTCCTGCCGCTGGTTGATCGCTATTCAGCCACTTTGCTGGAACCCCGAATGCGGGCCGTGATCGACACACCGATCCATCCAGATTCGACACCACGAAGTTGGCAGGCGGCATCCAACCGCCAATCCAACGCGGCCGCCTACCTATGCCGACTCGGGATCATTGAACCCTGTTTGCCGCTGCTTCGCCAAAGCGATCACGCCAACACACGCAGCGGTATCATTCACCGGGCGGTCAAAATGGGTGTTTCTCCAGCGGCGATTCTGAAATTGTATGATCAACAGGACGACGTCCATGTGCAGACGGCGCTCCTGCAAATGCTGGGAACTTCGGCTTGGTCGGCCGACCATCAAGGCGAATCGCTGCCCAAGGGAAACATCGACCTACCGGATGCTGACCTCATCAACCGCTGCAGAAAACTTGCACGCGAAACCTTCCTGTCGGCCGCGGATCCAGAACAACATTCAACATCGCGCTGGTTGCTGACGCGATTAGACGATGGCCAGACCGCAAGGGATTGGATCAAAGAACAAGAACTTCGCATTGCCGAACAGCCCAAAGATGAATCGTTGCGTTGGTCGATCAATCCGAAGGGGCAGACCATGATCCGCATCGATAACGGGGACCATCCGTTCGAAATCTCGATGACCGAAGTCACGCTGGAACAGTTCAAATTGTGGCGTCATCCGGACCATGTGAACCCGACGATGGCTCCGGACCCCAATTGCCCGATGATCCAGGCAAGGTGGTTCGACGCTGCGGATTACTGCCGATGGCTAACGACCGAAGCAGGGATGGGTGAAGAGGATCAATGCCACCCGCCAACCAAAGAGGAGCAAGAAACCGTCTTGCTGTACGACGACTACCGTTCGCGCAAAGGCTATCGTTTGCCGACCGCAGACGAATGGGAGACCGCCTATTTCGGTGACGCCAAGACTCGTTTCGACTATGGGCACGATTATGAACTGGCCAATGAATATGCCCGAGTCGACGATCTGAACCTACAACATGCCCAGGTGGTCGCCGGCCAAAAACCAAATCGAAACGGACTATTCGACATGGTTGGCAATGTCAGCGAATGGTGCGTCGGCCCGACCAATGACCAGAAAGGATTCGGACTTCGCGGCCCTGAATGGGACGCGAGTTTGGAACGCGTGGTGCGGTTGTTGCGCGAGGGTGACTCGGCCCCCGGGATTCGCTACTACTCGATCGGTTTCCGTGTTGCCCGGTCAATTCCTTAG
- a CDS encoding glycosyltransferase family 2 protein, with the protein MNNAVERCPFRIDVRRHGQSESATCDFVRRLTGASAAACQVDQSACEICVRRSPLSAPESNPVIASLVLSACEIDFPTAETNQPAGLLKHWAAKAIENEGFDRVVPTTMTCDVILVCSQQDSNADIAATVHGILDQSDVQSWIHLVGPSATLDRLSDFDHHWRVKQHPAETSAAPWQQIDQLLPSLKCNYVAFADTLTGRYPRDLTALISRMQEHGGELLTETTEDECCVVVRRFSLLESGGLDRYHPRADLELIARFSAEDRVMDPGEKSTDRTSLGLRDSDGPQLATIHRNAVPQLQPRHRCDVVLPFRDSLDYVTESVVGLLRQTGAEITIHLVDDDSQGSTNDFFRSLSDYPNIRFYRNSRNLGPFATFNNIAANSDAEFIAVQDADDISLPERIAKSCRLLTLAQADMVGSATELFGDPTIVIGASNKTNTDSKGRTRYLRTSRYPRHDASGYFLENPTLVVRTEAFRRLGGYGDFGEGKRNRTGVDTDFQLRAHYGGASIIVSNEVLVRYRCHRESATQHSDSGFGSIANHESHAEVRRRLMRYRSTRFSPRSFGALGDASGITVPLSF; encoded by the coding sequence TTGAACAATGCCGTCGAAAGATGCCCGTTTCGAATCGACGTTCGTCGACACGGGCAATCGGAATCAGCGACCTGCGACTTCGTTCGCCGGTTGACCGGTGCATCGGCGGCTGCATGCCAGGTGGATCAATCCGCCTGTGAGATCTGCGTCCGTCGGTCACCACTTTCTGCCCCCGAGTCCAACCCGGTCATCGCTTCGCTTGTCCTATCCGCATGCGAAATCGACTTCCCAACCGCCGAAACCAACCAACCGGCGGGACTGCTAAAGCACTGGGCCGCCAAGGCAATCGAAAACGAAGGCTTCGACCGCGTTGTCCCAACGACGATGACCTGCGACGTCATCCTAGTCTGCAGCCAGCAAGATTCGAATGCTGACATCGCAGCCACGGTCCACGGCATCCTCGATCAATCCGACGTGCAGTCTTGGATCCACTTGGTGGGCCCGAGCGCCACGCTCGATCGGCTCTCTGACTTCGATCATCATTGGCGGGTGAAACAGCATCCGGCCGAAACCTCCGCCGCGCCCTGGCAACAGATCGACCAGCTGCTGCCTTCGTTGAAGTGCAACTACGTCGCCTTTGCGGATACCCTGACCGGCCGCTACCCACGCGATTTGACGGCACTCATTTCGCGGATGCAGGAACATGGCGGCGAACTGCTGACGGAAACGACCGAAGACGAATGCTGCGTGGTCGTCCGCAGATTCTCGCTGTTGGAAAGCGGCGGGCTGGACCGCTACCACCCTCGCGCCGACCTGGAACTGATCGCTCGATTTTCGGCCGAGGATCGAGTGATGGATCCGGGCGAAAAGAGTACGGACCGGACCAGTTTGGGACTTCGCGACAGCGATGGCCCCCAACTTGCCACCATCCATCGCAATGCGGTTCCCCAGCTGCAGCCTCGTCATCGCTGCGACGTCGTGCTGCCGTTTCGTGATTCGCTGGACTATGTCACTGAATCGGTGGTTGGCCTGCTGCGTCAAACTGGTGCCGAAATCACCATCCATCTGGTCGATGACGATAGCCAAGGATCAACGAACGATTTCTTTCGCAGCCTCAGCGACTATCCCAACATCCGGTTCTATCGAAACTCTCGTAACCTCGGCCCCTTTGCGACGTTCAATAACATCGCCGCAAACTCCGACGCCGAATTCATCGCCGTTCAGGATGCCGACGACATCAGTCTGCCCGAGCGAATTGCGAAAAGCTGTCGACTGCTGACTTTGGCGCAAGCCGACATGGTCGGATCCGCCACCGAACTGTTTGGCGACCCTACGATCGTCATCGGCGCATCGAACAAGACCAACACCGATTCGAAAGGCCGAACACGCTACCTGCGCACATCGCGATATCCTCGCCACGATGCCAGCGGTTACTTTCTAGAGAACCCAACGCTGGTGGTCCGCACCGAGGCGTTTCGTCGACTGGGCGGTTACGGTGATTTTGGCGAAGGGAAACGGAATCGAACTGGCGTCGATACGGATTTTCAATTGCGCGCCCACTACGGCGGTGCGTCGATCATCGTTTCCAACGAAGTTCTGGTCCGGTACCGCTGCCACCGCGAATCAGCAACCCAGCACAGCGATTCGGGTTTCGGCAGCATCGCCAATCATGAATCGCACGCCGAAGTGCGCCGACGTTTGATGCGGTATCGTTCCACACGATTCTCGCCCCGGTCCTTCGGCGCCCTAGGCGACGCGTCCGGAATCACTGTTCCCCTTTCGTTTTAG